Proteins from a single region of Sphingomonas swuensis:
- the rpsO gene encoding 30S ribosomal protein S15 — MSITAERKAELISEYRRDENDTGSPEVQVAILTSRIQTLTDHFKSHAKDNHSRRGLLMMVNKRRSLLAYLKKEDAQRYTDLIGRLGLRK; from the coding sequence ATGTCGATCACTGCCGAGCGCAAGGCCGAGCTGATCAGCGAATACCGCCGCGACGAGAATGACACGGGCTCGCCCGAGGTCCAGGTCGCCATCCTGACCAGCCGCATCCAGACTCTGACCGACCACTTCAAGAGCCACGCCAAGGACAACCACAGCCGGCGCGGTCTTCTGATGATGGTCAACAAGCGGCGCAGCCTGCTGGCCTACCTCAAGAAGGAAGACGCCCAGCGCTACACCGACCTGATCGGTCG
- the truB gene encoding tRNA pseudouridine(55) synthase TruB, which produces MPLPSPPVHRSGWIVLDKPLGLGSTQAVGAVKRALRTAGEPKTKVGHGGTLDPLASGVLPIALGEATKLAGRMLDATKAYDFTIRFGEQTDTLDLEGSVIATSPIRPTPTEIDAVLPRFTGPIEQVPPAYSALKVEGRRAYDLARAGEEVELATRSVTIFDLRRAVDSVTDQVEEITLSATVSKGTYIRSLARDIALALGTVGHVTMLRRTRAGPFGLDGAISLDFLDDCAKGGSLDGALLPLQAGLDDIPAFPVTPEEARLLRVGARLSRVPPAGGLHLAVEGQTPVALVEGDRIVRGFNL; this is translated from the coding sequence ATGCCCCTCCCCTCACCTCCCGTCCACCGCTCCGGCTGGATCGTCCTCGACAAGCCCCTCGGCCTCGGCTCCACCCAGGCGGTCGGCGCGGTCAAGCGCGCGCTCCGCACCGCGGGCGAGCCCAAGACCAAGGTCGGCCATGGTGGCACTCTCGACCCGCTCGCCAGCGGGGTGCTCCCGATCGCGCTCGGCGAGGCCACTAAGCTCGCCGGGCGGATGCTCGATGCGACAAAGGCCTACGACTTCACCATCCGCTTCGGCGAGCAGACCGACACGCTCGACCTCGAAGGATCGGTCATCGCTACCAGCCCGATCCGCCCCACGCCCACCGAGATCGATGCCGTGCTGCCGCGCTTCACCGGCCCGATCGAGCAGGTCCCTCCCGCTTATTCGGCACTCAAGGTCGAAGGGAGGAGGGCCTACGATCTCGCCCGCGCTGGTGAGGAGGTCGAGCTTGCAACACGGAGCGTGACCATATTCGACCTTCGTCGCGCCGTCGACAGCGTGACCGACCAAGTCGAGGAGATCACCCTCTCCGCAACCGTCTCCAAGGGCACCTACATCCGCAGCCTTGCCCGCGACATCGCGCTCGCGCTCGGGACCGTCGGGCACGTCACCATGCTGCGGCGGACGAGGGCCGGCCCGTTCGGCCTGGACGGGGCGATATCGCTGGACTTTCTGGACGATTGCGCTAAGGGCGGCTCGCTCGACGGGGCACTTCTGCCATTGCAAGCAGGGCTGGACGACATCCCGGCCTTTCCCGTCACCCCCGAGGAAGCTCGTCTGCTCCGTGTTGGAGCGAGGCTTTCGCGGGTTCCGCCTGCGGGCGGTCTCCACCTAGCCGTCGAGGGTCAGACCCCCGTCGCCTTGGTCGAAGGGGACCGCATCGTGCGCGGGTTCAACCTTTAG
- a CDS encoding thymidine kinase, which yields MAKLYFYYAAMNAGKSTTLLQADFNYRERGMETMLWTAALDDRAGAGRISSRLDIGSDAHSFDSTTDLFETVGAELNRRRLNCVLVDEAQFLTEEQVHQLCRLADELDLPVLCYGLRTDFQGALFPGSAALLALADALVELKAVCECGRKATMNLRVDSEGRAVAQGAQTEIGGNDRYVAMCRRHFFARLRAGDGTQSSSSSSSSSNARA from the coding sequence ATGGCCAAGCTCTATTTCTATTATGCCGCGATGAACGCGGGCAAGTCGACGACCCTCCTCCAGGCCGACTTCAACTATCGCGAGCGCGGCATGGAGACGATGCTGTGGACCGCCGCGCTCGACGATCGGGCGGGTGCCGGCCGGATCTCATCCCGGCTCGACATCGGCTCGGACGCGCACAGCTTCGATTCGACCACAGACCTGTTCGAGACGGTCGGCGCCGAGCTCAACCGCCGCCGCCTCAATTGCGTGCTCGTCGACGAGGCGCAGTTCCTCACCGAAGAGCAGGTCCACCAGCTGTGCCGTCTCGCCGACGAGCTCGACCTGCCGGTGCTTTGCTATGGCCTACGGACCGATTTCCAGGGCGCGCTCTTCCCGGGAAGCGCGGCGCTGCTGGCGCTGGCCGACGCGCTCGTTGAATTGAAGGCCGTGTGCGAGTGCGGTCGCAAGGCGACGATGAACCTCAGGGTCGATTCCGAGGGCCGCGCGGTGGCGCAGGGTGCCCAAACCGAAATCGGCGGCAACGACCGCTATGTCGCCATGTGCCGCCGCCACTTCTTCGCCCGCCTCAGGGCCGGCGACGGGACTCAATCGTCGTCGTCGTCCTCTTCGTCCTCGAACGCCCGGGCGTAG
- a CDS encoding GNAT family protein, whose product MSGLGAPMAGEGCTALPFAEEHRAALQAACAEDREIWPIYSVDCGPEGFDRTIDGLLERPDAETFTLWDGQLLAGMSSYLRIEPRNRALEIGFTYLRPAVRGTGLNRRIKDMMIGRAIEAGFHRVEFRVDARNARSQAAVAKLGATREGIRRADTVTWTGHVRDTVMFSILADEWLAQKR is encoded by the coding sequence GTGAGCGGGCTCGGCGCGCCCATGGCTGGCGAGGGCTGCACCGCCCTCCCCTTCGCCGAGGAGCATCGCGCCGCGCTGCAAGCCGCCTGCGCCGAGGATCGCGAGATCTGGCCGATCTACTCGGTCGACTGCGGGCCCGAGGGATTCGACCGGACCATCGACGGCCTGCTCGAGCGACCCGACGCCGAGACCTTCACCCTGTGGGACGGCCAGCTCCTCGCCGGCATGTCTAGCTACCTCAGGATCGAGCCCCGCAACCGCGCGCTCGAGATCGGCTTCACCTATCTTCGACCGGCCGTTCGCGGCACCGGGCTCAACCGGCGGATCAAGGACATGATGATCGGCCGGGCGATCGAGGCCGGTTTTCATCGCGTCGAATTCCGGGTCGATGCCCGCAATGCACGCAGCCAGGCCGCGGTCGCGAAGCTCGGCGCGACCCGCGAGGGCATCCGCCGCGCCGACACCGTCACCTGGACCGGCCATGTGCGCGACACGGTGATGTTCTCGATCCTCGCCGACGAGTGGCTGGCCCAAAAGCGGTAG
- the rbfA gene encoding 30S ribosome-binding factor RbfA yields the protein MAHRTETSEGRSVRLLRVGEQVRHVLSEVLARGDVHDATLQSHLVSVTEVRMSPDLRHATVFVKPLLGQDEEVVLKALRTNTAYLQSEVARRVNTKYAAKLKFLADESFDEGGKIDQILRTPHVRQDLAEE from the coding sequence ATGGCACATCGTACCGAAACCTCCGAAGGTCGCTCCGTCCGCCTGCTTCGCGTCGGCGAACAGGTGCGTCACGTGCTGAGCGAAGTGCTGGCGCGCGGCGACGTCCATGACGCGACGCTGCAGAGCCATCTCGTCAGCGTGACCGAGGTCCGGATGAGCCCCGACCTTCGCCACGCCACCGTGTTCGTGAAGCCCCTCCTCGGGCAGGACGAGGAAGTGGTGCTGAAGGCGCTTCGCACCAACACCGCCTATCTCCAGAGCGAGGTCGCGCGGCGGGTGAACACCAAATATGCCGCGAAGCTCAAGTTCCTGGCGGACGAGAGCTTCGACGAGGGCGGCAAGATCGACCAGATCCTGCGCACTCCGCACGTTCGTCAGGACCTCGCCGAGGAGTGA
- the infB gene encoding translation initiation factor IF-2 has product MSDQTDKPKLGTRPPLGIKRTVETGKVKQSFSHGRSNTVVVEVKKRRILGRPGEAPAAAPEPAPQAAAPAPAPVAPAAPAAPRRSASDDIAARKEDTARRMREAEEARMTALEDARRREEQAKVNATEDEKRRAEDRRKAEEDAAGQAEEDAKRRIADEARAADEAAAAKAAEPEPQPAEPAPAPEPRIVAARPGGQRFTPIKRTPPPAPPQPKPAPAQQQQAPAAPSGGGSNNSGGGSSASGAARRPEPARPARPGSRGDDRRHSGKLTVSRALSGDDDRARSLAALRRAREKEKRAYAQSGPREKQVRDVVVPESITVGELANRMAEKAADLVKALFKMGTPVTVNQVIDQDTAELLVTEFGHTIKRVSESDVDIDTATDVDDEATLVSRPPVVTIMGHVDHGKTSLLDALRGASVASGEAGGITQHIGAYQVKVPSGDQITFLDTPGHEAFSEMRARGANVTDIVVLVVAADDGLKPQSIEAINHTKAAGVPLIVAINKIDKPDARAQRVREELLQHEIVVEQLGGDVQDVEVSALKGTNLDGLLDAIALQAEILELKANPSRAAEGTVIEAKLDKGRGPLATVLVQRGTLKVGDVFVVGAASGKVRAMIDDHGRQVKEAGPSMPVEVLGLGSVPSAGDQLTVVENEGRAREVAAYRQGVLDRKRTTAAPMSLENMFANRASTTIEFPLVVKADVQGSAEAIVNALNRLSTDEIKVRILNSGVGAITESDVTLASATGAPIIGFNVRPNAKAREVAARNKTELRYYDVIYHLTDWAKGAMAGELGPEIIETVVGRARVQEVFPAGKRDKAAGLLVLEGAIRKGLHARLTREDVIVSKTTIASLRRFKDDVAQVIAGLECGVLLADTNDIKAGDNLEVFEVEERARTL; this is encoded by the coding sequence ATGAGCGACCAGACCGACAAGCCGAAGCTGGGTACCCGGCCGCCGCTGGGCATCAAGCGTACGGTTGAGACTGGCAAGGTCAAGCAGAGCTTCAGCCATGGCCGCTCGAACACCGTGGTGGTCGAGGTCAAGAAGCGCCGCATCCTAGGTCGTCCGGGCGAGGCTCCGGCCGCGGCTCCCGAGCCCGCGCCCCAGGCCGCCGCTCCGGCGCCCGCTCCGGTCGCGCCCGCGGCTCCGGCCGCCCCGCGCCGCTCGGCTTCGGATGACATCGCCGCCCGCAAGGAAGACACCGCCCGCCGGATGCGCGAGGCCGAAGAGGCCCGCATGACCGCGCTCGAGGATGCGCGTCGCCGCGAGGAGCAGGCCAAGGTCAACGCGACCGAGGACGAGAAGCGTCGCGCCGAGGACCGTCGCAAGGCTGAGGAAGACGCCGCTGGTCAGGCCGAGGAAGACGCCAAGCGCCGGATCGCCGACGAGGCCCGCGCCGCCGACGAGGCCGCTGCCGCCAAGGCTGCCGAGCCCGAGCCGCAGCCAGCCGAGCCAGCCCCGGCCCCCGAGCCGCGGATTGTCGCCGCTCGCCCCGGCGGGCAGCGCTTCACCCCGATCAAGCGTACTCCGCCGCCTGCCCCGCCCCAGCCGAAGCCGGCCCCCGCGCAGCAGCAGCAGGCTCCGGCCGCTCCGAGCGGTGGTGGCAGCAACAACAGCGGTGGCGGCTCGTCTGCCAGTGGTGCGGCGCGTCGGCCCGAGCCCGCGCGTCCGGCCCGTCCGGGTTCGCGCGGCGATGATCGCCGCCATTCGGGCAAGCTCACCGTCAGCCGCGCCCTGTCGGGTGACGACGATCGCGCCCGCAGCCTCGCCGCGCTTCGCCGTGCCCGCGAGAAGGAAAAGCGTGCCTACGCCCAATCGGGACCGCGCGAGAAGCAGGTCCGCGACGTGGTCGTTCCTGAGAGCATCACCGTCGGCGAACTCGCCAACCGCATGGCCGAGAAGGCCGCGGACCTGGTGAAGGCGCTGTTCAAGATGGGCACGCCCGTCACCGTCAACCAGGTCATCGACCAGGATACGGCCGAGCTGCTCGTCACCGAATTCGGCCACACCATCAAGCGCGTGAGCGAGAGCGATGTCGACATCGACACCGCGACCGACGTCGACGACGAGGCGACCCTTGTCTCGCGGCCGCCGGTGGTTACCATCATGGGCCACGTCGACCACGGCAAGACCTCGCTGCTCGACGCCCTGCGTGGTGCCAGCGTCGCTTCGGGCGAAGCCGGCGGGATCACCCAGCACATCGGCGCCTATCAGGTGAAGGTGCCGTCGGGCGACCAGATTACCTTCCTCGACACGCCGGGCCACGAAGCCTTCTCGGAGATGCGCGCCCGCGGTGCCAACGTCACCGACATCGTGGTGCTGGTGGTTGCGGCCGACGACGGCCTCAAGCCGCAGTCGATCGAGGCGATCAACCACACCAAGGCGGCCGGCGTGCCGCTGATCGTGGCGATCAACAAGATCGACAAGCCCGACGCCCGCGCCCAGCGCGTCCGCGAGGAACTGCTCCAGCACGAGATCGTGGTCGAGCAGCTCGGCGGCGACGTCCAGGACGTCGAAGTGTCGGCGCTCAAGGGCACCAATCTCGACGGGCTGCTCGACGCGATCGCGCTCCAGGCCGAGATCCTCGAGCTCAAGGCCAATCCCTCCCGCGCCGCCGAAGGTACGGTGATCGAGGCCAAGCTCGACAAGGGTCGTGGTCCGCTCGCCACCGTGCTGGTCCAGCGCGGCACGCTCAAGGTCGGCGACGTGTTCGTCGTCGGCGCCGCGAGCGGCAAGGTCCGGGCGATGATCGACGATCATGGCCGCCAGGTGAAGGAAGCCGGGCCGTCGATGCCGGTCGAGGTCCTCGGCCTCGGCTCGGTGCCGAGCGCGGGCGACCAGCTCACCGTCGTCGAGAATGAGGGGCGTGCCCGCGAGGTCGCCGCCTATCGCCAGGGCGTGCTCGACCGGAAGCGGACCACCGCCGCTCCGATGAGCCTCGAGAACATGTTCGCCAACCGGGCCTCGACCACCATCGAGTTCCCGCTGGTCGTCAAGGCCGACGTTCAGGGCTCGGCCGAGGCGATCGTTAACGCGCTCAACCGCCTGTCGACCGACGAGATCAAGGTCCGCATCCTCAACTCGGGGGTCGGCGCGATCACCGAGAGCGACGTCACTTTGGCCTCGGCCACCGGCGCGCCGATCATCGGCTTCAACGTCCGTCCGAACGCCAAGGCGCGCGAGGTCGCGGCGCGGAACAAGACCGAGCTTCGCTACTATGACGTCATCTATCACCTGACCGACTGGGCCAAGGGTGCGATGGCGGGCGAGCTTGGTCCCGAGATCATCGAGACGGTCGTCGGCCGTGCGCGGGTCCAAGAAGTCTTCCCGGCCGGCAAGCGCGACAAGGCCGCCGGTCTGCTGGTGCTCGAAGGCGCGATCCGCAAGGGTCTCCACGCCCGCCTCACCCGCGAGGATGTCATCGTCTCCAAGACGACCATCGCCTCGCTCAGGCGGTTCAAGGACGACGTGGCGCAGGTCATCGCCGGCCTCGAGTGCGGCGTGCTCCTGGCCGACACCAACGATATCAAGGCAGGCGACAATCTCGAGGTGTTCGAGGTCGAAGAGCGGGCGCGCACCCTCTGA
- a CDS encoding DUF448 domain-containing protein encodes MPDADEGTGLLPAQETGPQRTCILTRRTADKAELIRLVLGPDGQVHPDVRARAPGRGAWIGVSKAELETALAKGKLRGALARAFKTQAVEVSPDLPERIEQALARGALDRLGMEARSGTLVNGSDRIEQAARAGKVHLLLYASDAGSDGRRRLDQAWRVGGAEELGHRHGLEIPATRTILSMALGRENVVHAALTDRGAAARVLEALTRWRAFIVGHAGLGRGDDAAGHASADDE; translated from the coding sequence TTGCCGGATGCTGACGAGGGAACGGGGCTCCTGCCTGCGCAGGAGACCGGCCCCCAGCGCACCTGCATCCTCACCCGCCGGACCGCCGACAAGGCGGAGCTGATCCGGCTTGTCCTCGGTCCCGACGGGCAGGTCCACCCCGACGTCCGCGCCCGGGCGCCCGGTCGCGGGGCGTGGATCGGCGTCTCGAAGGCCGAGCTCGAGACCGCGCTTGCCAAGGGCAAGCTGCGCGGCGCGCTCGCCCGCGCCTTCAAGACCCAGGCGGTCGAGGTTTCGCCCGATCTTCCCGAGCGGATCGAGCAGGCGCTCGCCCGCGGCGCGCTCGATCGGCTCGGCATGGAGGCCCGCTCGGGCACGCTGGTCAACGGCTCCGACCGGATCGAGCAGGCGGCTCGCGCCGGCAAGGTCCACCTGCTGCTCTATGCCAGCGATGCCGGGAGCGATGGCCGTCGTCGGCTCGACCAGGCGTGGCGGGTCGGCGGGGCCGAGGAACTCGGTCACCGGCACGGACTGGAAATCCCGGCGACGCGCACCATCTTGAGCATGGCGCTTGGCAGGGAAAATGTGGTACATGCGGCGCTGACCGATCGGGGAGCTGCCGCGCGCGTGCTTGAAGCACTGACCCGCTGGCGTGCTTTCATTGTAGGACATGCTGGGCTAGGCCGCGGCGACGACGCCGCTGGTCACGCATCGGCTGACGACGAGTAG
- the nusA gene encoding transcription termination factor NusA: MATAAPSATANPTANRAELLAIADSVAREKLIDRGIVIEAMEDAIQRAARARYGAENDIRAKLDPQTGDLRLWRVLEVVEEAPEDYYKQIDLKGAAKLKADAAVGDFIVDPLPPIEFGRIAAQAAKQVIFQKVRDAERERQFEEFKDRVGEIITGVVKRVEFGHVVVDLGRAEGVIRRDAQIPREMHRVGDRVRSLILRVARETRGPQIFLSRAHPDFMKKLFAQEVPEIYDGIIEIKAAARDPGSRAKIGVISYDSSIDPVGACVGMKGSRVQAVVQEMQGEKIDIIPWSEDTATFVVNALQPATVARVVIDEEEGRIEVVVPDDQLSLAIGRRGQNVRLASQLTSSQIDILTEADASEKRQKEFVERSEMFQNELDVDETLAQLLVAEGFTSLEEVAYVEADEIASIEGLDDDIASELQERASEALERREAAAREERRGLGVDDGLAELPHLTEQMLVTLGKAGILTLDDLADLATDELVQKKRPEPRRRAENAPQREQDKGGVLAEYALSEEQGNEIIMAARAHWFEDEADQSPSSDEPQTEEAADADSSQ; this comes from the coding sequence ATGGCAACCGCCGCTCCCTCCGCCACGGCCAATCCGACGGCCAACCGGGCTGAGCTCCTCGCGATCGCCGACAGCGTCGCGCGTGAGAAGCTGATCGACCGCGGCATCGTCATCGAGGCGATGGAAGACGCGATCCAGCGTGCCGCCCGCGCCCGCTACGGCGCCGAGAACGACATCCGCGCCAAGCTCGATCCGCAGACCGGCGACCTTCGCCTGTGGCGCGTCCTCGAGGTGGTCGAGGAGGCCCCCGAGGATTACTACAAGCAGATCGACCTCAAGGGTGCCGCCAAGCTCAAGGCCGATGCCGCGGTCGGCGACTTCATCGTCGATCCGCTGCCCCCGATCGAGTTCGGTCGGATCGCCGCCCAGGCCGCCAAGCAGGTCATCTTCCAGAAGGTCCGTGACGCCGAGCGCGAGCGCCAGTTCGAGGAATTCAAGGACCGCGTCGGCGAGATCATCACCGGCGTCGTCAAGCGGGTCGAGTTCGGCCACGTCGTTGTCGACCTCGGCCGCGCCGAGGGCGTGATCCGCCGCGACGCGCAGATCCCGCGCGAAATGCACCGCGTCGGCGACCGCGTCCGCAGCCTGATCCTGCGTGTCGCCCGCGAAACCCGCGGCCCGCAGATCTTCCTCAGCCGCGCGCATCCCGACTTCATGAAGAAGCTGTTCGCGCAGGAAGTGCCCGAGATCTACGACGGCATCATCGAGATCAAGGCCGCCGCCCGCGATCCGGGCAGCCGCGCCAAGATCGGCGTCATCAGCTACGACAGCTCGATCGACCCGGTCGGCGCCTGCGTCGGCATGAAGGGCAGCCGCGTCCAGGCCGTCGTGCAGGAAATGCAGGGCGAGAAGATCGACATCATTCCGTGGAGCGAGGACACCGCGACCTTCGTCGTCAACGCCCTCCAGCCGGCGACCGTCGCCCGCGTCGTGATCGACGAGGAAGAGGGCCGGATTGAGGTCGTGGTCCCCGACGACCAGCTCAGCCTGGCGATCGGTCGCCGCGGCCAGAACGTCCGCCTCGCCAGCCAGCTGACGAGCAGCCAGATCGACATCCTGACCGAGGCCGACGCCAGCGAGAAGCGCCAGAAGGAGTTCGTCGAGCGCTCCGAGATGTTCCAGAACGAGCTGGACGTCGACGAGACCCTCGCCCAGCTGCTGGTCGCCGAGGGCTTCACCAGCCTCGAGGAAGTCGCCTACGTCGAAGCCGACGAGATCGCCTCGATCGAGGGTCTCGACGACGACATCGCGTCCGAGCTCCAGGAGCGTGCCTCCGAGGCGCTCGAGCGGCGCGAAGCCGCCGCCCGCGAGGAGCGCCGTGGCCTCGGTGTGGACGACGGCCTCGCCGAGCTCCCGCACCTCACCGAGCAGATGCTGGTGACGCTGGGCAAGGCGGGCATCCTGACGCTCGACGACCTTGCCGACCTCGCCACCGACGAGCTGGTCCAGAAGAAGCGCCCCGAGCCGCGCCGCCGCGCCGAGAACGCGCCGCAGCGCGAGCAGGACAAGGGCGGCGTGCTGGCCGAATACGCCCTTTCGGAAGAGCAGGGCAACGAGATCATCATGGCCGCCCGCGCCCACTGGTTCGAGGACGAGGCCGATCAGTCGCCGTCGAGCGACGAGCCGCAGACCGAGGAGGCCGCCGATGCGGACTCCTCGCAATGA
- the rimP gene encoding ribosome maturation protein RimP has translation MNSKLTALIDTEAKALGFDLVRVAMIGGASDPTLQIMAERPDTRQLDLSDCEALSRRVSERLDALEAAGEDPIEGGYRLEVSSPGIDRPLTRLKDYSDWQGHEARLKLAREVDGAKQVTGDIEGLDGETVMISGSKGSRAIPFDAIHSAKLLLTDRLIAATMPLSAQDADEIIEAPVEGVDDLEPQEED, from the coding sequence ATGAACAGCAAGCTGACCGCATTGATCGATACCGAGGCGAAAGCACTCGGCTTCGACCTCGTGCGAGTCGCGATGATCGGCGGGGCGAGTGATCCGACGCTCCAGATCATGGCCGAGCGCCCCGACACGCGGCAGCTCGACCTTTCCGACTGCGAGGCGCTGTCGCGGCGCGTGTCCGAGCGGCTCGACGCGCTCGAGGCCGCCGGCGAGGACCCGATCGAGGGCGGCTACCGGCTCGAGGTCAGCTCGCCCGGCATCGACCGGCCGCTGACCCGGCTCAAGGACTATAGCGACTGGCAGGGCCACGAGGCTCGCCTCAAGCTCGCCCGCGAGGTCGACGGTGCCAAGCAGGTGACCGGTGACATCGAGGGCCTCGACGGCGAGACCGTGATGATCTCCGGCTCCAAGGGCAGCCGCGCCATTCCGTTCGATGCGATCCATTCGGCCAAGCTGCTGCTGACCGACCGGCTGATCGCCGCGACCATGCCACTGTCCGCCCAGGACGCGGACGAAATCATCGAAGCGCCCGTCGAGGGCGTCGACGACCTTGAACCCCAAGAGGAAGACTGA
- a CDS encoding type III polyketide synthase, which produces MHPVHLLSLATALPPHRISQDEAKRIGRDLFSGRKALYDRLSGVFDNAGIEGRNIVAPIDWYADEHGWQSRNDLYLDAAEALFEEAALKAIIAAGLEPSDIDGVVTVSTTGIATPSLEARVGPRIGLKAAVQRVPVFGLGCAGGVSGLATAARLAAADPGSRWLFVTVETCSISIRLDTDDPAALVATALFGDGAAAAVVSTEGTALGTITGAGERQWPETLGIMGWRVEDPGLAVVFDRAIPPFVTAELAAAVDAILADLDLTRSDIDRLCSHPGGAKVITAIEEALELDEGSLDLEREVLRDHGNMSAPTVLFVLERLLKRGLPDKALLTAFGPGFTCSALLLERA; this is translated from the coding sequence TTGCACCCGGTCCATCTCCTCAGCCTCGCCACCGCCCTCCCGCCGCATCGAATCAGTCAGGACGAAGCCAAGCGCATCGGCCGTGACCTGTTTTCCGGTCGCAAGGCGCTCTACGACCGCCTCTCGGGCGTGTTCGACAATGCCGGGATCGAGGGACGCAACATCGTCGCCCCGATCGACTGGTATGCCGACGAGCATGGCTGGCAGTCGCGCAACGACCTCTACCTCGATGCCGCCGAGGCTTTGTTCGAGGAAGCCGCCCTCAAGGCCATTATTGCCGCAGGCCTCGAACCGTCCGACATCGACGGGGTGGTCACCGTCTCGACCACCGGCATTGCCACCCCGAGCCTTGAAGCGCGGGTCGGGCCTCGCATCGGGCTTAAGGCCGCGGTGCAGCGCGTCCCGGTGTTCGGCCTCGGCTGCGCGGGCGGGGTCAGCGGCCTCGCCACCGCCGCCAGGCTCGCCGCCGCCGACCCGGGGAGCCGCTGGCTGTTCGTCACCGTCGAGACCTGCTCCATCTCGATCCGGCTCGACACCGACGATCCCGCCGCGCTGGTCGCCACCGCGCTGTTCGGCGACGGTGCCGCCGCCGCGGTGGTCTCCACCGAGGGAACCGCGCTTGGCACCATCACCGGCGCGGGCGAACGGCAATGGCCCGAGACCCTCGGGATCATGGGCTGGCGGGTCGAGGATCCGGGCCTCGCCGTCGTCTTCGACCGCGCCATTCCGCCCTTCGTCACCGCCGAGCTGGCGGCGGCCGTCGACGCCATCCTCGCCGATCTCGACCTCACCCGGAGCGACATCGACCGGCTCTGCTCGCACCCCGGCGGAGCCAAGGTCATCACCGCGATCGAGGAGGCACTCGAGCTCGACGAGGGCAGCCTCGACCTCGAGCGCGAGGTGCTCCGCGACCATGGCAACATGAGCGCTCCGACCGTGCTGTTCGTGCTCGAGCGGCTGCTGAAGCGCGGTCTCCCGGACAAGGCGCTGCTGACCGCCTTCGGTCCCGGCTTCACCTGCTCGGCCCTGCTTCTGGAGCGCGCATGA
- a CDS encoding PQQ-dependent sugar dehydrogenase — MVFGLAAASCGTAALPAEDKPAAGSVPFKVAAVASFETPWAMTFLPGSANTLVSEKSGQLWVVDTATGKKSAVSGVPAVKVAGQGGLGDVVVGPDNRIYLSFVEAGEGGTSGAAVGYGRLSAGPGGYALQGFKTVWRQNPKVSGNGHFSHRIAFAPDGAMFVSSGERQKGAPAQDLSGNLGKLLRLTPEGQPHPGNPFASRGGVAAEFWTIGHRNLLGIAFAPDGRLWEHEMGPQGGDEVNLILPGKNYGWPNVSNGSDYGGGDIPDHPTRPEYEQPKVWWNPSISPAGLIVYTGNLFPQWKGDLLLGALSGESLIRVDVNGDQAKKAERWPMKRIREVEQGPGGEIYLLEDNGRLLRLTPA; from the coding sequence TTGGTCTTTGGTCTAGCAGCGGCTTCCTGCGGCACGGCGGCGCTGCCTGCCGAGGACAAGCCTGCGGCTGGAAGCGTTCCCTTCAAGGTCGCGGCGGTCGCGAGCTTCGAGACGCCCTGGGCAATGACCTTCCTTCCCGGCTCGGCCAACACGCTGGTCAGCGAAAAAAGCGGACAACTGTGGGTGGTCGACACCGCTACCGGCAAGAAGAGCGCGGTCAGCGGCGTCCCGGCGGTCAAGGTGGCCGGGCAAGGCGGCCTCGGCGATGTCGTGGTCGGTCCTGACAACCGCATCTATCTCAGCTTCGTCGAAGCAGGCGAGGGCGGGACCAGCGGCGCGGCGGTCGGCTATGGACGGCTGAGCGCCGGCCCCGGCGGCTATGCGCTGCAGGGCTTCAAGACCGTCTGGCGGCAGAATCCCAAGGTGAGCGGGAACGGCCACTTCTCGCATCGCATCGCCTTCGCTCCCGATGGCGCCATGTTCGTCTCGTCGGGCGAGCGGCAGAAGGGCGCACCGGCGCAGGACCTGTCGGGCAATCTCGGCAAGCTGCTCCGGCTCACTCCAGAGGGGCAGCCGCACCCGGGCAACCCCTTCGCCAGCCGCGGCGGGGTGGCGGCGGAGTTCTGGACCATCGGCCATCGCAACCTGCTCGGCATCGCCTTCGCTCCCGACGGCAGGCTGTGGGAGCACGAGATGGGGCCGCAGGGCGGGGACGAGGTCAACCTCATCCTACCGGGAAAGAATTACGGCTGGCCGAATGTTTCGAACGGGTCGGACTATGGCGGCGGCGACATCCCCGACCATCCCACCCGGCCCGAATATGAGCAGCCCAAGGTGTGGTGGAACCCGTCGATCTCGCCGGCCGGGCTGATCGTCTACACCGGAAACCTCTTCCCGCAGTGGAAGGGCGACCTGCTTCTCGGCGCTCTGTCGGGTGAGTCGTTGATCCGGGTGGACGTCAACGGCGACCAGGCGAAGAAGGCCGAGCGCTGGCCGATGAAGCGGATCCGCGAGGTGGAGCAGGGGCCCGGCGGCGAGATCTACCTGCTCGAGGACAATGGCCGGCTGCTAAGGCTGACCCCCGCCTGA